The following is a genomic window from Vibrio cyclitrophicus.
TTCCTTGCAGAAGTCGTCCCAAAGTTGCTTAAATTGTAAATAAGGGCAACAATGAGATTGAGGTCTGCAAATAATAGCGATATTGTGCAAATATAACAAAAAAATTTGAAAGAATATTATTTTTCGTCAAATTTTTGTGTTTTTAGTTGATGATTTCAACTTTTTTTTAACGGGAGACTCATATGAGCAATAGAGTTGGTTTAGCGAGCAGTTTAAAAGATGGCCAAAAGTACATGGATCTCTGGCCTGTTCGAAAAGAGTTAAACGCTATTTTCCCTGAGCAACGCATTATCAAGGCGACGCGCTTTGGCGTAAAGGTGATGCCAGCAATAGCCGCTATTAGCGTTCTTACGCAAATGGTCTTTAATAATTATCAAGCGATGCCGCAAGCTGTGGTTATGGCTTTGTTCGCTATTAGTTTACCGCTTCAGGGTATGTGGTGGTTAGGCAACCGCTCAAACACGCAACTTCCACCAGCATTAGTATCGTGGTATCGCGAATTACACGAGAAAATTACTGAGACA
Proteins encoded in this region:
- the yfbV gene encoding terminus macrodomain insulation protein YfbV; the protein is MSNRVGLASSLKDGQKYMDLWPVRKELNAIFPEQRIIKATRFGVKVMPAIAAISVLTQMVFNNYQAMPQAVVMALFAISLPLQGMWWLGNRSNTQLPPALVSWYRELHEKITETGFALEPIKPRPRYKELAIILNRAFRQLDKSSMERWF